One segment of Sphingomonas telluris DNA contains the following:
- a CDS encoding DUF4136 domain-containing protein has translation MRCLVLASALMLTACTTGPDISSDFDPSVNFAKYRTYSWIYTAPPEGMNPLTYERVHASIDRSLAARGYTQANPGDFAVAFTLGRRDKVQVTDFGPYGPYYPGWGWGYRWGGWAPAYRDVDVRNVTEGSLAIDFYDTTTKRPIWHGVATQEVTPGKVDQALIDTAVDATLAKFPPTTAPPR, from the coding sequence ATGCGGTGCCTTGTCCTAGCTTCTGCGCTGATGCTCACTGCCTGCACGACCGGCCCCGACATCTCGAGCGACTTCGATCCTTCGGTGAACTTCGCGAAGTATCGAACCTACAGCTGGATCTACACGGCCCCGCCGGAAGGCATGAATCCATTGACGTACGAGCGCGTGCACGCGTCGATCGATCGTTCGCTCGCGGCGCGCGGCTACACTCAGGCAAACCCGGGTGATTTCGCCGTGGCCTTCACTCTCGGTCGTCGCGACAAGGTGCAGGTCACCGACTTTGGACCCTATGGACCCTATTATCCGGGCTGGGGCTGGGGATATCGCTGGGGCGGCTGGGCGCCGGCCTATCGCGACGTCGACGTCCGTAACGTGACGGAAGGTTCGCTCGCCATCGACTTCTACGACACGACGACGAAGCGGCCGATCTGGCACGGCGTCGCGACACAGGAAGTGACGCCCGGAAAAGTCGATCAGGCGCTGATCGATACGGCAGTCGACGCTACGCTGGCGAAGTTCCCGCCGACTACCGCACCGCCGCGCTAG
- a CDS encoding formylglycine-generating enzyme family protein, whose translation MVRLEGGTFHMGSDNHYPEEVPRHPVRVHGFWIDPAPVTNREFAEFVEATGHVTAAEIAPDPKDYPGALPEMCQPGSLLFTPTEGPVDLRVWSQWWRFEFGVTWRNPQGPGSDWQDMADHPVVHVAFADAHAYAKWAGKSLPTEAEWEYAAWGGADGTEFAWGTELEPGGEHHANVWQGQFPWDNTCADGFARTSPIGSYPPNGFGLSDMIGNVWEWTDDWFRARHPDVADKPCCVPENPRGGPKSDSHDRCGGPPIPRKVVKGGSHLCAPSYCRRYRPAARHPQPIDTSTSHIGFRCVKRDA comes from the coding sequence ATGGTCCGGCTCGAAGGCGGGACCTTCCACATGGGCTCGGACAATCATTATCCGGAAGAAGTGCCGCGCCATCCCGTACGCGTGCACGGTTTCTGGATCGATCCGGCCCCGGTGACCAACCGCGAGTTCGCGGAGTTCGTCGAAGCGACCGGCCACGTCACCGCTGCGGAGATCGCGCCAGACCCGAAGGACTATCCGGGCGCCCTTCCCGAGATGTGCCAGCCGGGGTCGCTGCTCTTCACGCCGACCGAGGGTCCCGTCGACCTGCGTGTCTGGTCGCAATGGTGGCGGTTCGAGTTCGGCGTGACCTGGCGCAATCCGCAGGGACCCGGAAGCGACTGGCAGGATATGGCCGACCACCCCGTCGTCCACGTCGCGTTCGCCGATGCCCACGCCTACGCGAAGTGGGCGGGCAAGAGCCTGCCCACCGAAGCCGAGTGGGAATATGCGGCATGGGGCGGTGCGGACGGCACTGAATTTGCCTGGGGCACCGAACTGGAGCCGGGCGGCGAACATCATGCCAACGTCTGGCAGGGCCAGTTCCCCTGGGATAACACGTGCGCGGACGGCTTTGCGCGGACTTCTCCCATCGGGTCCTACCCGCCTAACGGCTTCGGCCTGTCTGACATGATCGGAAACGTGTGGGAGTGGACCGACGACTGGTTCCGCGCGCGCCATCCCGATGTCGCGGACAAGCCCTGCTGCGTGCCAGAGAACCCGCGCGGCGGGCCGAAGTCCGACAGTCACGACCGCTGCGGGGGCCCACCCATTCCGCGAAAGGTGGTGAAGGGCGGATCGCACTTGTGCGCGCCCAGCTATTGCCGGCGCTACCGCCCTGCCGCCCGCCATCCGCAGCCAATCGACACGTCGACCAGCCACATCGGATTCCGCTGCGTGAAGCGCGACGCCTAG
- a CDS encoding arylsulfatase translates to MSKGKPNILVIFGDDIGLWNVGAYTHGMMGETPNIDRIAKEGVIFTDHYGEPSCTAGRASFIMGQLPVRTGMTTVGVPGSKLGIQKEDPTLAEVLKSAGYATGQFGKNHLGDRNEFFPTVHGFDEWFGNLYHLNAEEEPEELDYPGQKDPAYTKTYGPRGVFHAWATEKDDPTEDPVFGRVGKQKFENTGMLTRKRMETFDKEVLDKTIDWLNRNKDKPFFCWFNTTAIHIWSHPQEKYVKQAVAEGRAEEDVVRAKMLEHDEYVGVLLKWLDDNKLTDDTIVIYTTDNGYELLFWPDGGYAPFRGEKGTTWEGGVRVPCLARWPGHIPAGSHSNALQNHQDLYVTLAAAAGLGTVKEDLAKGTKLNGMSYKVHLDGYNQLDHWLGKTRESARKAYFYYDENELTAVRVGNWKMHIGVKKEGSWWNERSYPSVPYLFNLRMDPMEKMDPESHEWGYIGRMFFAKKMWAPQAAKPYLAEHLKSLQAFPPRQAADTLSLHKALESVMAKLENPGASSN, encoded by the coding sequence ATGTCCAAGGGTAAACCCAACATCCTCGTGATCTTCGGTGACGATATCGGCCTATGGAACGTGGGCGCCTACACCCACGGGATGATGGGCGAGACGCCCAACATCGACCGCATCGCCAAGGAAGGCGTGATCTTCACCGATCATTATGGCGAGCCGAGCTGCACCGCCGGCCGCGCATCCTTCATCATGGGCCAGCTGCCCGTGCGCACCGGGATGACGACGGTTGGCGTTCCCGGGTCCAAGCTAGGGATACAAAAGGAAGACCCGACCCTTGCCGAAGTCCTCAAGTCGGCCGGCTATGCTACCGGCCAGTTCGGCAAGAACCATCTTGGTGACCGCAACGAATTCTTCCCCACCGTCCACGGTTTCGATGAGTGGTTCGGGAACCTCTACCACCTGAATGCGGAGGAGGAGCCGGAAGAGCTCGATTATCCGGGACAGAAAGATCCAGCCTACACGAAGACCTACGGCCCTCGCGGCGTCTTCCACGCCTGGGCGACGGAGAAAGATGATCCGACGGAGGATCCTGTGTTCGGCCGTGTCGGCAAGCAGAAGTTCGAGAACACCGGAATGCTCACGCGCAAGCGAATGGAGACCTTCGACAAGGAGGTTCTCGACAAGACGATCGACTGGCTGAACCGCAACAAGGACAAGCCGTTCTTCTGCTGGTTCAACACGACCGCGATCCACATCTGGTCGCACCCCCAGGAAAAATACGTGAAGCAGGCGGTGGCGGAAGGACGTGCCGAGGAGGATGTCGTCCGCGCCAAGATGCTCGAGCACGACGAATATGTGGGCGTCCTTCTGAAGTGGCTCGATGACAACAAGCTCACGGACGATACGATCGTCATTTACACGACGGACAATGGTTACGAGCTGCTCTTCTGGCCGGACGGCGGCTATGCCCCGTTCAGAGGCGAGAAGGGTACGACCTGGGAAGGCGGCGTCCGCGTTCCTTGCCTTGCACGTTGGCCAGGCCATATCCCGGCAGGCAGCCACTCGAACGCCTTACAGAATCACCAGGATCTGTACGTCACCCTTGCAGCGGCGGCCGGGCTCGGCACCGTGAAGGAAGACCTGGCCAAGGGCACCAAGCTCAACGGCATGAGCTACAAGGTCCACCTCGACGGCTACAACCAGCTCGATCACTGGCTCGGCAAAACCAGGGAGTCAGCGCGCAAGGCCTATTTCTATTACGACGAGAACGAGCTCACCGCGGTTCGCGTCGGCAACTGGAAGATGCACATCGGCGTCAAAAAGGAAGGCAGCTGGTGGAACGAGCGGAGCTATCCGAGCGTGCCCTACCTCTTCAACCTGCGCATGGATCCGATGGAGAAGATGGATCCGGAGAGCCACGAATGGGGCTACATCGGACGCATGTTCTTCGCGAAGAAGATGTGGGCCCCGCAAGCCGCGAAGCCATATCTCGCCGAGCATCTGAAAAGCCTGCAGGCATTCCCACCGCGTCAGGCCGCGGACACGCTCAGCCTGCACAAGGCGCTGGAGAGCGTCATGGCGAAACTCGAAAACCCGGGCGCGAGCAGCAACTAA
- a CDS encoding YidH family protein: MPEPSFDVSPSVGNHFAWMRTLIALQRTLMAAVRTAVSLIGFGFTVAQFFQKMAVKGPSQFDMVNPAMPRNVGLILIGTGVISLLIFTIQYHQAVRYLRSEPFAPIAGTGGSYMHQPTYLVAYAVMFIGVISFGSVFLRF, encoded by the coding sequence ATGCCGGAGCCGAGCTTCGATGTATCGCCGAGCGTCGGCAATCATTTCGCTTGGATGCGGACTCTCATTGCCCTCCAGCGCACATTGATGGCGGCCGTCCGGACAGCGGTGTCGCTCATCGGCTTCGGCTTCACGGTCGCACAATTCTTTCAGAAGATGGCAGTCAAGGGGCCCAGCCAATTCGATATGGTCAACCCGGCCATGCCCCGAAACGTCGGCCTGATCCTGATCGGCACCGGAGTGATCTCGCTGCTGATCTTCACGATCCAGTATCATCAGGCCGTCCGCTATCTCAGAAGCGAACCATTCGCCCCGATCGCCGGGACCGGCGGCAGCTATATGCATCAGCCGACTTATCTCGTCGCTTACGCGGTCATGTTCATCGGCGTGATTTCATTCGGCTCCGTCTTCCTGCGGTTCTGA
- a CDS encoding DUF2147 domain-containing protein, with product MYGFSSLTGVGRAAVVLVTPAPALSQKPAEDIVLRNPSNSVHVRIHPCGKTRCGTVVWANDKAKADSARGGTRNLVGTELFRKFREVSPKVWKGKVFVPDLNKVFTVTDENTVVARGCLFAGVGCKSQIWTRVR from the coding sequence ATGTACGGCTTCAGCAGCCTAACGGGTGTCGGCCGTGCGGCAGTCGTCCTGGTAACGCCTGCCCCGGCGCTATCGCAGAAGCCTGCGGAGGATATCGTGCTCCGCAATCCCTCGAATAGCGTGCATGTGCGCATCCATCCGTGCGGCAAAACCCGGTGCGGCACGGTCGTGTGGGCGAATGACAAAGCCAAAGCGGATTCGGCACGTGGAGGCACCCGCAATCTCGTCGGCACCGAGCTGTTCCGAAAGTTCCGGGAGGTGAGCCCAAAGGTGTGGAAGGGGAAGGTCTTCGTCCCCGATCTCAACAAGGTTTTCACGGTCACGGATGAGAATACCGTCGTCGCCCGCGGCTGTCTGTTTGCCGGCGTTGGCTGCAAGTCGCAGATTTGGACGCGAGTGCGCTAG
- a CDS encoding DUF2092 domain-containing protein, producing the protein MHRLQLVDLRRGLVSAAAIVLAIGPVLSSCSKPTEQNTPQTNASGQAATGQAPAEPTAPASDQSTQNAKALLKAMSDYLASQKNISLSYDSVFEVVTDQKQKLQVATSGTVDLSRPDKLRTTRKSGFSDTETVFDGKTLSIYGKGKNAYVQAEVPGTVDNLIDQLRDKFHRQLPGADLLGSNVYEALMTDVTDVKDLGSGVIDGKECDHLAFRAKDTDWQIWIAQGAAPYPCRYVITSKTVDQAPEFSMTIRDWKAGGGAGDFSFKPPAGATKLDAKDLETLKETSDLPENYRIGAAE; encoded by the coding sequence ATGCACCGCTTGCAACTCGTCGACCTGCGCAGAGGACTAGTTTCCGCTGCCGCAATAGTCCTGGCAATCGGGCCGGTCCTCTCCTCATGCTCCAAACCGACGGAGCAAAATACGCCCCAGACCAATGCGAGCGGACAGGCGGCTACGGGCCAGGCGCCAGCTGAACCAACTGCGCCTGCCAGCGACCAAAGCACGCAAAATGCGAAAGCCTTGCTCAAGGCGATGTCCGACTACCTGGCATCGCAGAAGAACATTTCGCTGAGCTACGATTCCGTGTTCGAGGTTGTCACGGATCAGAAGCAGAAGCTGCAGGTCGCGACGTCTGGAACCGTTGACCTGAGCCGTCCGGACAAGCTCCGCACTACCCGCAAGTCCGGCTTCTCTGACACCGAGACCGTCTTCGACGGGAAGACATTGTCCATCTACGGGAAGGGCAAGAATGCCTATGTCCAGGCAGAGGTGCCTGGCACGGTCGACAATTTGATCGACCAGTTGCGCGACAAGTTCCATCGGCAGCTACCCGGTGCCGATCTGCTGGGTTCCAATGTCTACGAGGCGCTCATGACGGACGTCACGGACGTAAAGGATCTCGGCAGCGGCGTGATCGACGGCAAGGAGTGCGATCACCTCGCGTTCCGCGCGAAGGACACCGACTGGCAAATCTGGATCGCGCAGGGCGCAGCGCCCTACCCGTGCCGCTACGTTATCACGAGCAAGACGGTCGATCAGGCTCCAGAGTTTTCGATGACCATCCGCGACTGGAAGGCTGGGGGTGGAGCGGGTGACTTCAGCTTCAAGCCCCCGGCGGGTGCCACCAAGCTGGATGCAAAGGATCTCGAGACTCTGAAGGAAACGAGCGATCTGCCCGAGAATTACAGAATAGGAGCAGCGGAATGA
- a CDS encoding nuclear transport factor 2 family protein: MRLALLPFVLVISAPVEASTAPAEAPACPAPELITQQDVERYIVESEDAWAESVATNDASVVKRILADDFIWVLDGKVVDKKTAVKWAAAGPGEFLSNKPDYVHVRFFGDTAVAQGSETWTKKGGKLGKFVWTDTWVKRADCWQIVNAQDTVVPLPAK; this comes from the coding sequence ATGAGACTTGCCTTACTGCCATTCGTTCTGGTTATTTCCGCACCGGTCGAAGCGAGCACTGCCCCTGCTGAGGCGCCAGCTTGCCCAGCTCCCGAGCTCATCACTCAGCAGGACGTTGAGCGCTACATCGTCGAAAGCGAGGACGCGTGGGCCGAGTCCGTCGCGACGAACGATGCCTCAGTCGTGAAGCGAATACTTGCCGACGATTTCATCTGGGTGCTGGATGGAAAAGTGGTGGACAAGAAGACCGCCGTGAAGTGGGCCGCCGCCGGCCCTGGCGAGTTTCTCAGCAATAAGCCAGACTACGTCCATGTCCGTTTCTTTGGGGACACGGCAGTAGCCCAAGGCAGCGAGACCTGGACAAAGAAGGGCGGAAAGCTTGGCAAGTTCGTTTGGACTGATACCTGGGTAAAGCGGGCAGACTGCTGGCAGATCGTGAACGCTCAGGACACAGTGGTGCCTCTTCCCGCGAAATAG
- a CDS encoding response regulator translates to MKSASVRGTRPAVPIVLADDHHSILAGLRALIESSGRFEIVGMAQDGRKALELVRELEPQIAVLDYSLPELNGRDLSAAIRRDCPGTEILMYTMHDRGDIISDALRAGVRGFVVKTDPDHHILAALDALAVRRPYFSPAVSDAVLDQCLESQPKQIAGGLTPREREVVQLMSEGLINKEIALRLGVAIKTVETHRSTAMRKLKMRTTPDVVRWAIRNSIVQA, encoded by the coding sequence ATGAAGTCGGCTTCGGTCCGCGGGACGAGGCCAGCCGTTCCGATCGTGCTGGCAGACGATCATCATTCGATCCTGGCTGGTTTGCGCGCACTCATTGAGAGTTCCGGCCGCTTTGAGATCGTTGGAATGGCGCAGGATGGACGCAAAGCGCTCGAGCTTGTCCGCGAGCTTGAACCGCAGATCGCCGTCCTGGATTACTCGCTTCCCGAACTGAACGGGCGCGACCTGTCCGCAGCAATAAGACGTGACTGCCCCGGAACTGAAATTCTCATGTACACCATGCATGACCGCGGGGACATCATATCGGATGCGCTGAGAGCGGGGGTGAGAGGCTTCGTCGTGAAGACGGACCCTGATCATCACATACTTGCAGCCTTGGATGCGCTTGCTGTCCGTCGGCCCTATTTCTCCCCAGCCGTGTCTGACGCGGTGCTCGATCAGTGTCTGGAAAGCCAGCCAAAGCAGATTGCCGGAGGCCTCACTCCTCGCGAGCGTGAGGTCGTGCAGCTTATGAGCGAAGGATTGATCAACAAAGAGATCGCTCTCCGCCTCGGGGTCGCTATCAAAACCGTGGAGACCCATCGAAGCACCGCCATGCGCAAGCTCAAGATGCGCACAACTCCGGACGTCGTGCGCTGGGCGATACGCAACAGCATCGTCCAAGCCTGA
- a CDS encoding histidine kinase: MFSNEIGDPPRQEASTGNSVRSDERRRIARELHDTTSQLLVALQLQLGHLRHSRLPEVESLLEEMEQVLHDIHESIRQVCRESGDYVEIERTRTRIAGLFYSLDLPHRPTR, translated from the coding sequence ATGTTCTCGAACGAAATCGGCGATCCGCCAAGGCAAGAAGCCTCGACGGGCAACTCGGTCCGGTCGGACGAGCGGCGCCGCATCGCGCGTGAGCTTCACGACACGACATCCCAACTCTTGGTCGCTCTTCAACTGCAACTAGGCCACCTCAGGCATAGCCGCCTGCCCGAGGTCGAGTCACTGTTAGAAGAGATGGAGCAGGTCCTTCACGACATTCATGAGAGCATCAGGCAAGTCTGCCGGGAGAGCGGTGACTACGTTGAGATCGAGCGGACGCGAACGCGCATCGCGGGCCTCTTCTATTCGCTCGACCTGCCCCACCGACCAACTCGCTAG
- a CDS encoding GAF domain-containing protein, with protein MPFAAALRESLQERGREIPAEFERGDSLEDVLNRHLRTVEQMGGDDVSTCILLLSPDGKRLSVGAAPTLPASYCRPGDSFEIGLSHGSCAAAAYLGRPVYSVDIETDPIWADFGEVALQHGYRSCWSTPIRNPNGAIVGTFAILHRTVGMPTHEEIEAIEMITGHVAEAIMWSRGSEFIARPDRHQSDAPKLKLVSNNQEACDPATQLVTLVENLHSKAADLDRCANRAESDADAHALKKTAELSRMLIANIMLQIELISSRNSAR; from the coding sequence ATGCCTTTCGCCGCGGCACTTCGTGAATCATTGCAGGAGCGCGGCAGGGAAATTCCTGCGGAGTTCGAGCGTGGGGATAGCCTGGAGGACGTCCTCAATAGGCATCTCAGGACCGTCGAGCAGATGGGTGGGGATGACGTGTCTACATGCATTCTCCTGCTGAGTCCTGATGGGAAGCGCTTGTCGGTTGGTGCAGCTCCGACCCTTCCTGCGTCCTATTGCCGCCCCGGTGACAGCTTTGAGATTGGTCTATCCCATGGGTCTTGCGCAGCAGCGGCTTACCTCGGTCGCCCCGTCTATTCGGTGGACATTGAGACGGACCCAATATGGGCAGACTTTGGCGAGGTCGCGCTTCAGCACGGCTACAGATCGTGCTGGTCGACGCCGATCCGAAATCCGAACGGCGCTATCGTCGGGACGTTCGCCATCCTCCATCGAACGGTGGGCATGCCGACGCACGAAGAGATTGAAGCCATCGAAATGATTACCGGGCACGTCGCCGAAGCCATAATGTGGTCCCGGGGTTCGGAGTTCATAGCTAGACCCGACCGGCATCAGTCCGACGCGCCCAAGCTAAAGCTCGTCTCCAACAATCAAGAAGCTTGCGATCCCGCCACTCAGTTGGTGACTCTTGTCGAAAATCTCCACTCGAAGGCAGCGGATCTTGATCGTTGCGCAAATCGCGCGGAGTCCGACGCCGATGCGCACGCTCTAAAAAAGACGGCCGAACTCAGCCGGATGCTGATCGCCAACATTATGTTGCAAATCGAGCTTATCAGTTCCCGAAACTCAGCCCGGTGA
- a CDS encoding LysR family transcriptional regulator, which produces MSRPAVIELEAVLEIIRRRSFRAAALQLGMSTTALSNAIAKLERQLGVRLFNRTTRSVSPTEAGRAFAEQVGPAIEAIQAAMTTARAQQETPSGTLRINAFATAAREIMAPLILQCLKRYPQIHIDLVTEGRLVDVVAAGFDLGVRSVDLVPSDTIAISLGRPRPIAVVGSPDYFKTNGVPKVPQDLLSHSCIRVRMPNGALYRWPFERGGETVQVDVQGQITLDEATLSRMAVLNNVGIGYFMEADVREDIADGRLVRVLEDWAPSLAPLCLYYPNRRHSSAAFQAFIALAREYAAQDRSSRNSIA; this is translated from the coding sequence ATGTCGCGCCCAGCGGTGATTGAACTAGAGGCCGTGCTGGAGATTATCAGGCGCAGATCATTTCGTGCCGCCGCGCTCCAGCTGGGCATGTCCACGACGGCATTGAGCAACGCGATCGCCAAGCTCGAGCGGCAGCTAGGCGTCCGCCTGTTCAATCGAACTACCCGCAGCGTTTCTCCAACCGAAGCCGGGCGAGCTTTCGCCGAGCAGGTCGGTCCTGCCATCGAAGCCATTCAAGCGGCGATGACCACGGCTCGCGCGCAGCAAGAGACGCCCTCAGGCACGTTGCGAATCAATGCCTTCGCAACAGCGGCACGTGAGATCATGGCGCCACTGATCCTCCAGTGCCTGAAACGGTACCCCCAAATTCACATCGACTTGGTCACCGAGGGCCGGCTTGTCGATGTCGTCGCGGCCGGGTTCGATTTGGGCGTACGTAGCGTGGACCTGGTACCCAGCGATACGATCGCGATCTCGCTCGGTCGTCCGCGGCCCATCGCTGTCGTGGGATCGCCTGACTATTTTAAGACCAATGGCGTGCCGAAGGTCCCGCAGGATCTCCTTTCACACTCCTGCATTCGAGTCCGCATGCCCAATGGCGCTTTGTATCGTTGGCCATTTGAAAGGGGCGGCGAGACCGTACAGGTCGACGTGCAGGGTCAGATCACGCTTGATGAAGCCACACTGTCGCGGATGGCCGTTTTGAATAATGTCGGCATCGGCTACTTCATGGAGGCCGACGTGCGAGAGGACATCGCAGATGGCCGACTAGTTCGAGTGCTTGAAGATTGGGCGCCGTCGCTTGCCCCTCTTTGCCTTTACTATCCTAACAGACGACATTCTTCCGCAGCGTTCCAAGCCTTCATCGCATTGGCACGCGAGTACGCGGCGCAGGATCGAAGCAGCCGTAATTCGATTGCCTGA
- a CDS encoding nuclear transport factor 2 family protein: MSVELPKPIAQFVDANAKLDLEAMLSPFEADAVIIDNGHRFEGQSGLRRLFEESVLPVKAIFSPDTLRNENGQVVVEGPAHGDFKGSPLRFTYRFTLVHDSIKALEISL; encoded by the coding sequence ATGTCCGTTGAACTGCCAAAGCCCATCGCCCAATTCGTCGACGCGAACGCAAAGCTGGATCTTGAGGCGATGCTGAGTCCCTTCGAGGCCGATGCGGTCATCATCGACAATGGGCATCGCTTCGAGGGCCAATCTGGGCTGCGACGTTTGTTCGAGGAGTCCGTGCTGCCCGTAAAGGCGATCTTCTCGCCGGACACCCTCCGAAATGAGAATGGGCAAGTCGTGGTTGAAGGTCCCGCCCACGGAGACTTCAAGGGAAGTCCGCTCCGCTTCACCTACCGGTTCACGCTCGTCCACGACTCCATCAAGGCTTTGGAGATCTCGCTATGA
- a CDS encoding SDR family oxidoreductase, translating to MSAEAYPNEFAGKRVLVSGGSKGLGRATVDRFLAGGAQVITAARRTLEPIEGVEFVQADLTTAEGGKALADAAMDRMGGVDILAHVVGGSTTPGGGFVALTDEHWLSELNLNLLAAVRLDRLLIPQMVERGTGAVIHVTSIQSVLPLHEATTAYASAKAALRTYSKSISKELGPKGVRVNSVSPGWIMTESIGEFLKRLQAANGGTIEEARQAVLDGLGGISIGRGAEPSEVADLIAYLASNRATAVHGAEFVIDGGTVPTV from the coding sequence ATGAGCGCCGAGGCTTATCCGAACGAGTTCGCAGGCAAGCGCGTCCTAGTAAGCGGTGGCAGCAAGGGTCTGGGCCGCGCGACAGTCGATCGCTTCCTAGCCGGAGGCGCTCAGGTTATCACTGCTGCGCGCCGGACGCTGGAGCCGATCGAGGGCGTCGAGTTTGTCCAGGCTGATCTGACTACGGCCGAGGGCGGAAAGGCCCTCGCTGATGCTGCAATGGACCGGATGGGCGGCGTCGACATCCTCGCTCATGTGGTCGGCGGCTCAACGACGCCTGGCGGCGGCTTCGTTGCGTTGACTGACGAACACTGGCTCTCCGAATTGAACCTCAACCTCTTGGCCGCGGTTCGTCTCGATCGTCTCTTGATCCCACAGATGGTCGAACGGGGCACGGGCGCGGTCATCCACGTCACGTCGATCCAGTCTGTGCTGCCTCTGCACGAGGCCACAACTGCATACGCCAGCGCCAAGGCTGCGCTCCGGACCTACAGCAAATCGATCTCTAAAGAACTGGGCCCAAAGGGCGTCCGGGTAAATTCCGTGTCGCCGGGCTGGATCATGACAGAATCGATCGGTGAGTTTCTGAAGCGGCTACAGGCGGCAAACGGCGGCACGATCGAAGAGGCGCGACAAGCGGTTCTGGACGGCTTGGGCGGAATCTCGATCGGACGCGGAGCCGAGCCATCCGAGGTTGCGGACCTCATAGCCTACCTCGCCTCGAATCGTGCCACCGCAGTCCACGGCGCCGAATTTGTGATCGACGGCGGCACCGTGCCGACGGTGTGA
- a CDS encoding alpha/beta fold hydrolase has translation MRRTLTNIAAGLLAAASAVSAGPAVARGATEPASKAAAVRNVVLVHGAFADGSGWRGVYNDLTERGYRVTVVQNPLTSLADDVAATRRALDRQDGPAILVGHSWGGTVITEAGEHHLVAGLVYVAALSPDAGETTAQQYDGYTNPPEFVIETAADGFGYIKPDGFKAGFAGDANNADAAFLRDSQVPIRMSAFGEKLTTAAWRSRPSWAVIATDDKAFDQRMLDAMAKRIGARVTKVKASHAVFLTQHEIVADVIDAAARGAFATTPSR, from the coding sequence ATGCGCAGGACTCTTACCAATATAGCCGCCGGTCTTCTCGCCGCTGCATCTGCCGTCTCGGCCGGTCCTGCGGTTGCCCGTGGCGCGACGGAGCCCGCCAGCAAGGCGGCCGCCGTCCGTAATGTCGTCCTCGTTCACGGTGCCTTCGCCGACGGCTCCGGCTGGCGCGGCGTGTACAACGATCTGACCGAGCGAGGTTACCGGGTCACGGTGGTCCAGAACCCGCTTACCTCACTGGCCGATGACGTTGCGGCCACCCGGCGCGCGCTCGATCGGCAGGACGGTCCCGCCATTCTTGTCGGCCACAGCTGGGGCGGTACGGTGATCACTGAGGCCGGTGAACATCATCTCGTCGCGGGCTTGGTCTACGTGGCGGCACTGTCGCCGGATGCCGGCGAAACGACTGCTCAGCAATACGACGGCTATACCAATCCGCCCGAGTTCGTCATCGAGACTGCCGCAGACGGCTTTGGTTACATTAAGCCGGATGGTTTCAAAGCGGGCTTTGCCGGCGACGCCAACAATGCCGACGCAGCCTTTCTTCGTGATTCGCAGGTACCCATCCGAATGAGCGCCTTTGGGGAGAAGCTGACAACCGCTGCCTGGCGATCGCGCCCGAGCTGGGCAGTCATTGCAACTGACGACAAGGCTTTTGATCAGCGCATGCTAGACGCTATGGCCAAGCGGATTGGCGCGCGAGTCACGAAAGTGAAAGCCAGCCATGCCGTCTTCCTGACGCAGCACGAGATCGTCGCTGATGTTATCGATGCGGCCGCTCGGGGAGCTTTCGCCACGACTCCATCCAGATGA
- a CDS encoding PilZ domain-containing protein codes for MSTFGKSEGGGRRFAPRSAAPLVGLLTTMQGTRSAVIVDVSATGARLRGKDLPGKWSDFFISLDGVVTFGTVQWEDGDERGVEFDARLDPGDEKILLDKIRDARGIPEFKAAFEDWTSGLAH; via the coding sequence ATGAGTACATTTGGTAAAAGCGAAGGTGGCGGCCGTCGCTTTGCCCCGCGTTCAGCGGCTCCGTTGGTCGGCTTGCTAACGACCATGCAAGGAACCCGCTCAGCGGTCATAGTTGATGTCTCTGCGACAGGGGCTCGCCTGCGCGGCAAGGACTTGCCCGGCAAATGGTCGGACTTCTTCATCAGCCTCGATGGCGTTGTGACGTTTGGCACCGTTCAGTGGGAAGATGGAGACGAACGAGGTGTTGAATTTGATGCGCGCCTAGATCCTGGCGACGAGAAAATTCTCCTGGACAAAATACGAGACGCAAGAGGCATCCCCGAGTTTAAGGCTGCGTTCGAGGACTGGACGTCGGGACTCGCGCATTGA